One genomic region from Blattabacterium cuenoti encodes:
- the metF gene encoding methylenetetrahydrofolate reductase [NAD(P)H], which produces MKVIEHISKAKKTLFSFEILPPLRGHDIKDIFSTLDPLMEFNPPFIDVTYHREEFIYVEKDNGLLQRRKISRRPGTVGICAAIMNKYGVDAVPHLICGGFNKQMTENALIDLNFLGIDNVLVLRGDSLKSESNFFAKKDGHKYAVELVKQVKDLNLGKYLDKTFVERKESPLFDFCIGVAGYPEKHLEAPNIESDLFFLKKKIEAGADYIVTQMFFDNKKYFSFVKKCRSEGISVPIIPGIKPISSKKQLNSLPSRFYLNIPHELVKEVEKAKDKKVVSHIGIEWAIHQSKELKNSGVEVIHYYTMDRPENIYKIVQSIY; this is translated from the coding sequence ATGAAAGTGATTGAGCATATATCTAAAGCAAAAAAAACTTTATTTTCCTTTGAGATTTTACCTCCTTTAAGAGGACATGATATTAAAGACATTTTTTCTACTTTAGATCCTTTAATGGAATTCAATCCTCCTTTTATTGATGTTACTTATCATAGAGAAGAATTTATTTATGTAGAAAAAGATAATGGACTCTTGCAGAGAAGAAAAATTTCAAGACGTCCAGGAACCGTAGGAATTTGCGCTGCTATTATGAACAAATATGGAGTTGATGCTGTCCCACATTTGATTTGTGGTGGTTTTAATAAACAAATGACAGAAAACGCTTTAATAGATCTAAATTTTTTGGGAATAGATAATGTTCTAGTTCTTAGAGGAGATTCTTTGAAATCTGAAAGTAATTTTTTTGCGAAAAAAGATGGACACAAATATGCAGTAGAACTTGTTAAACAAGTTAAGGATTTAAATCTAGGGAAATATCTTGACAAAACTTTTGTCGAACGAAAAGAATCTCCATTATTTGATTTTTGCATTGGAGTAGCAGGATATCCAGAAAAACATTTGGAAGCTCCAAATATTGAAAGTGATTTATTCTTTTTGAAAAAAAAAATAGAAGCAGGAGCTGATTATATTGTGACTCAAATGTTTTTTGATAATAAGAAGTATTTTTCTTTTGTTAAAAAATGTAGATCAGAAGGAATTTCTGTTCCCATCATACCTGGAATCAAACCTATTTCTTCAAAAAAACAGTTGAACAGTCTTCCTTCTCGTTTTTATTTAAATATTCCTCACGAATTAGTTAAAGAAGTTGAAAAAGCGAAAGATAAAAAAGTTGTATCTCATATTGGAATTGAATGGGCTATTCATCAATCTAAAGAATTAAAAAATTCTGGTGTAGAAGTCATTCATTATTACACTATGGATAGACCAGAAAATATTTATAAGATCGTTCAATCTATTTATTAA
- a CDS encoding pyruvate dehydrogenase complex E1 component subunit beta, with translation MKEKTFREVIAEAMSEEMRRNDSVYLMGEEVAQYNGAYKASKGMLEEFGPKRVIDTPISELGFSGIGVGSAMNGCRPIIEFMTFNFSLIAMDQIINNAAKIRYMSGGQWNIPIVFRGPTGSAGQLGATHSQSFESWYASCPGLKVVIPCNPYDAKGLLKSAIRDNNPVIFMESEQMYGDKMMIPEEEYILPIGKADIKKEGTDISLVSFGKIMKMALNIAKKLDKENISVEVIDIRTLRPLDYESILFSVKKTNRLVILEESWPFSSIASEVSYFIQKKAFDYLDAPINRITLLDTPAPYAPNLIKTWFPNEEKVIKAIKETLY, from the coding sequence ATGAAAGAAAAGACTTTTCGTGAAGTTATAGCAGAAGCTATGAGTGAAGAAATGAGAAGAAATGATTCTGTTTATCTCATGGGTGAAGAAGTCGCTCAATATAATGGAGCTTATAAAGCCTCTAAAGGAATGTTAGAAGAATTTGGACCAAAAAGAGTTATTGATACTCCTATATCGGAATTAGGATTTTCTGGAATAGGTGTAGGTTCTGCTATGAATGGATGCAGACCCATTATTGAATTTATGACTTTTAACTTTTCTTTAATTGCCATGGATCAAATCATTAATAATGCAGCAAAAATACGTTATATGAGTGGAGGACAGTGGAATATTCCTATTGTTTTCAGAGGGCCTACTGGCTCTGCTGGACAATTAGGAGCTACACATTCTCAATCTTTTGAAAGTTGGTATGCCAGTTGTCCTGGATTGAAAGTGGTCATTCCATGTAACCCTTATGATGCTAAGGGCCTTTTGAAATCTGCAATAAGAGATAATAATCCAGTAATTTTTATGGAATCTGAACAAATGTATGGAGATAAAATGATGATTCCAGAAGAAGAATATATTCTACCTATTGGAAAAGCAGACATCAAAAAAGAAGGAACTGATATCAGTTTAGTTTCCTTTGGAAAAATCATGAAAATGGCTTTAAATATAGCAAAAAAATTAGATAAAGAAAATATTAGTGTAGAAGTTATAGATATCCGGACTCTACGTCCCTTAGATTATGAATCTATACTTTTTTCTGTAAAAAAAACCAATCGATTAGTAATTTTAGAAGAATCATGGCCCTTTTCATCTATAGCCTCTGAAGTTTCGTATTTCATACAAAAAAAAGCATTTGATTATCTTGATGCACCTATTAACAGAATAACTTTATTGGACACTCCAGCACCTTATGCTCCAAATTTGATCAAAACTTGGTTTCCAAATGAAGAAAAGGTAATCAAAGCCATCAAAGAAACTCTTTATTGA
- a CDS encoding bifunctional nuclease family protein, which yields MDQFIRLAIRGISLSQIQSGIYVLLLEEESGRIKLPIIIESLQAQSIASALGKRDPSRSFTHDLFLTFAKVFHIRLKAVVIYKLVNGIFFSYILFEGDHIEEEGEGEKREHKIDSKTSDAVALAVRFQAPIYTTKEIFDKAGIYFENGFPIDKENEPSETGIENSGFLFFKEKSQQDLEKMTERDLNALLNHAVVNECYELAARIKKELDRRE from the coding sequence ATGGATCAATTCATTAGATTAGCTATACGGGGAATATCCTTGAGTCAAATACAGTCTGGGATATATGTTTTATTACTTGAAGAAGAATCTGGAAGAATTAAACTTCCTATTATCATAGAAAGTTTACAAGCTCAATCTATTGCTTCTGCTTTAGGAAAAAGAGATCCATCCAGATCTTTTACGCATGATTTATTTCTTACTTTCGCAAAAGTATTTCATATTAGATTAAAAGCAGTTGTTATATACAAACTAGTAAATGGAATATTTTTTTCTTATATTTTGTTTGAAGGAGATCATATAGAAGAAGAGGGAGAGGGAGAAAAAAGAGAACATAAAATAGATTCAAAAACGTCAGATGCTGTCGCTTTGGCAGTAAGATTTCAGGCTCCTATTTATACAACAAAAGAAATATTTGATAAAGCAGGTATTTATTTTGAAAATGGGTTTCCTATTGATAAAGAAAATGAACCTTCTGAAACAGGAATAGAAAATAGTGGATTCCTTTTTTTTAAAGAAAAAAGTCAACAAGATTTGGAAAAAATGACTGAAAGAGATCTAAATGCACTATTAAATCACGCCGTCGTCAATGAATGTTATGAACTTGCAGCAAGAATTAAGAAAGAATTAGATAGAAGAGAGTGA
- a CDS encoding dihydrofolate reductase: MKIILIAAVSKNGFIGKNNQLMWHLPNDLKRFKNLTMGETVLMGRKTFESIGKILPKRTNIILTKNKINFMKSSYFKSIKNQKNIKIFSSVKQIDYLKNERIFVIGGEKTYASTIEKAHAIELTLVHKKFYGDAKFPKIDAKKWKKIYEFFYEKDKSHLYNYSFIRFEKKK; this comes from the coding sequence ATGAAAATTATTTTGATTGCTGCTGTTTCGAAAAACGGTTTTATAGGAAAAAACAATCAACTCATGTGGCACTTGCCTAATGATTTAAAACGTTTTAAAAATTTAACTATGGGAGAAACAGTTTTAATGGGAAGAAAAACTTTCGAATCTATTGGAAAAATACTTCCAAAAAGAACAAATATTATATTAACAAAAAATAAAATCAACTTCATGAAATCATCATACTTTAAAAGTATAAAAAATCAAAAAAATATAAAAATTTTTTCATCTGTAAAACAGATAGATTATTTAAAAAATGAAAGAATATTTGTTATAGGAGGAGAAAAAACATATGCTTCTACAATTGAAAAAGCACACGCAATAGAATTAACATTAGTTCATAAAAAATTTTATGGAGATGCTAAATTTCCAAAAATAGATGCAAAAAAATGGAAAAAAATATATGAATTTTTTTACGAAAAAGACAAATCCCATTTATATAATTACAGTTTTATAAGATTCGAAAAAAAAAAATAA
- the rsmA gene encoding 16S rRNA (adenine(1518)-N(6)/adenine(1519)-N(6))-dimethyltransferase RsmA, producing MQMHKSTFKIRNKFDQHFLKDKNIAKKIVRNLSFQNYDAVVEIGPGLGILTQYLLNLYCRHQVFLIEIDRELISFLRKNFSISKNRIIHKDFLKWNPEEMNLQNFAIIGNFPYSISSQILFHILKYNQYIPECIGMFQKEVAKRITSHEGEKTYGILSVLVQAFYEVKYLFTVKKQVFFPMPNVKSAVISLRKKNEILSCNKDLLFECVKKAFNQRRKKLKNSLQLFNHIPNFYQIPFLNKRAEELSVKEFLQLTKEIEIRR from the coding sequence ATGCAAATGCATAAGTCTACTTTTAAAATTAGAAATAAATTCGATCAGCATTTTTTAAAAGACAAAAATATAGCAAAGAAAATTGTAAGAAATCTTTCTTTTCAAAATTATGATGCAGTAGTAGAAATAGGTCCTGGATTAGGTATTCTTACTCAATATTTGTTGAATTTATATTGTCGTCATCAGGTTTTTTTAATAGAAATAGATAGAGAATTAATTTCTTTTTTAAGAAAAAATTTTTCTATTTCTAAAAATAGAATTATTCATAAAGATTTTTTAAAATGGAATCCTGAAGAAATGAATTTGCAGAATTTTGCAATTATTGGGAATTTTCCTTATAGCATTTCTTCTCAAATCTTATTTCATATATTGAAATATAATCAATACATACCAGAGTGCATTGGCATGTTTCAAAAAGAAGTAGCAAAACGTATTACATCTCATGAAGGGGAAAAAACTTATGGAATTTTATCAGTTTTGGTCCAAGCATTTTATGAAGTAAAATATCTTTTTACTGTAAAAAAGCAAGTTTTTTTTCCTATGCCAAATGTAAAATCGGCAGTTATCTCTTTAAGAAAAAAGAATGAAATTCTTTCTTGTAACAAGGATTTATTATTTGAATGTGTCAAAAAAGCTTTTAATCAAAGAAGAAAAAAATTAAAAAATTCTCTGCAACTATTTAACCATATTCCAAATTTTTATCAAATTCCATTTTTGAACAAAAGAGCAGAAGAATTATCTGTAAAAGAATTCCTTCAATTAACAAAAGAAATAGAAATTAGGAGATGA
- a CDS encoding 7-carboxy-7-deazaguanine synthase QueE translates to MKEISFPIKEFFYSIQGEGHYYGIAAYFIRFEGCNIKCDWCDTKESWKIKKKDFIPVHKIIAHISNNNHTVKNIVITGGEPMMWDLYPLTKILKKKGYRIHVETSGSYPIKEKYMDWITVSPKKIKLPLAENYKKTNELKIIISNEKDFLFAEEQAIHVKNTNCFLFLQPEWTHLVKILPKIIFYIKENPKWRISLQIHKMLNIP, encoded by the coding sequence ATGAAAGAAATTAGTTTTCCTATAAAAGAATTTTTTTATTCTATTCAAGGAGAAGGTCATTATTATGGGATAGCTGCGTACTTTATTCGTTTTGAAGGATGCAATATAAAATGTGATTGGTGCGATACCAAAGAAAGCTGGAAAATCAAAAAAAAGGATTTTATTCCAGTTCATAAAATTATTGCTCATATTAGCAATAATAATCATACAGTCAAAAACATTGTAATTACTGGTGGAGAACCTATGATGTGGGATTTATATCCTTTAACCAAAATTTTGAAAAAAAAAGGATATCGTATTCATGTTGAAACTTCAGGATCTTATCCTATAAAAGAAAAATATATGGATTGGATCACCGTTTCTCCCAAAAAAATAAAACTTCCTTTAGCAGAAAATTATAAAAAAACCAACGAGTTAAAAATTATTATTTCTAATGAAAAAGATTTTCTTTTTGCAGAAGAACAAGCCATTCATGTCAAAAACACTAATTGTTTCCTGTTCCTACAACCTGAGTGGACTCATTTAGTTAAGATTCTTCCAAAAATAATTTTTTATATAAAAGAGAATCCAAAATGGAGGATTTCTCTTCAAATTCATAAAATGTTAAATATTCCTTAA
- a CDS encoding bifunctional 5,10-methylenetetrahydrofolate dehydrogenase/5,10-methenyltetrahydrofolate cyclohydrolase — protein MTKLLNGNQLAIEIRKEISKEIEKNILNKKKRVPHLGIILTGNNRSSITYVNSKLKECKNIGIKSSLVHLPVGCLEKKLLEEINKMNQNPLIDGFIVQLPLEKHINQEKIILSIDPNKDVDGFHPENFGKMALNMKAFFPATALGILTLLEKNQIKISKRHTVVIGRSRIVGRPISILMSRRSNYGNSTVTLTHSHTPNIEDYTKQADIIIVAVGIPKFLKGKMIKKGAIVIDVGINSTKDEKKILGDVDFYSVYGKASYLTPVPGGVGPMTRVMLLKNTLIAALNRKDERN, from the coding sequence ATGACTAAATTATTAAATGGAAATCAATTAGCAATAGAAATAAGAAAAGAAATTTCCAAGGAAATTGAAAAAAATATACTAAATAAAAAAAAACGTGTTCCACATCTTGGAATCATCTTAACAGGAAATAATAGATCTAGTATTACATATGTTAATAGCAAACTCAAAGAGTGTAAAAATATAGGAATAAAATCTTCTTTAGTACATCTACCAGTAGGGTGTCTAGAAAAAAAATTATTGGAAGAAATAAACAAAATGAATCAAAATCCATTAATAGATGGTTTTATAGTCCAATTACCCCTTGAAAAGCATATCAACCAGGAAAAAATAATTTTATCTATCGATCCAAACAAAGATGTAGATGGATTTCATCCTGAAAATTTTGGAAAAATGGCTTTAAACATGAAAGCTTTTTTTCCTGCAACTGCATTAGGTATATTAACTCTTTTGGAAAAAAATCAAATTAAAATATCCAAAAGACATACTGTAGTAATTGGAAGAAGTAGGATAGTCGGAAGGCCTATTAGTATTCTGATGAGTAGAAGAAGTAATTATGGAAATAGTACGGTTACATTGACTCATAGTCATACTCCAAATATAGAAGATTACACAAAACAGGCTGATATAATTATAGTGGCAGTTGGAATTCCAAAGTTTCTTAAAGGAAAAATGATTAAAAAAGGAGCTATCGTTATAGATGTAGGAATAAATAGTACAAAAGATGAAAAAAAAATACTAGGAGACGTTGATTTTTATAGTGTTTATGGAAAAGCTTCTTATCTAACACCTGTTCCAGGTGGAGTAGGTCCTATGACTCGTGTTATGTTATTAAAAAATACTTTAATAGCTGCATTAAATAGAAAAGATGAAAGAAATTAG
- the serS gene encoding serine--tRNA ligase, with the protein MLRTSFIRENREKVLLGLKKRNFQEIDLIDEILILDEKKKIAQKVLNKILEKENSISKKIGRFLNFGQNIQIESLKEKSTFLKKEKKNVNVKLREIVEILEKKLNQIPNIPDEKVKNNSEENDILFQEGEIDCHLENPLPHWELSNKFRLFDSNLGTKICGSGFSVYMGKGAKLQRSLIQYFIDQNIQASYKEYSLPYLVNEKSVYATGQIPDKENQMYFIEKDNLYLIPTGEVPIMNSYRDKIFSYADLPVKATTYTSCFRREAGSYGSKVRGLNRLHQFEKVEIIQITTQDSSFSSLEEMILHVKTLLKSLDLPFRLIRLNGPDLGFSSSITYDFEVYSIAQKKWLEVSSISNCSDFQSNRLNLRYKTMTGHVKFCHTLNGSALALPRIMATLLENHQTENQINIPKILVPYTEFDHIK; encoded by the coding sequence ATGCTTAGAACCTCTTTTATACGAGAAAATCGAGAAAAAGTTTTATTAGGATTAAAAAAAAGAAATTTTCAAGAAATAGACCTGATAGATGAGATATTAATTTTAGACGAAAAAAAAAAAATAGCTCAAAAAGTTTTGAACAAAATATTAGAAAAAGAAAATTCAATATCTAAGAAAATAGGTCGATTTTTAAATTTTGGTCAAAATATTCAAATAGAATCTTTAAAAGAAAAATCTACTTTCTTAAAAAAAGAAAAAAAAAATGTCAATGTTAAACTAAGAGAAATTGTTGAAATTTTAGAAAAAAAATTAAATCAAATTCCTAATATTCCTGATGAAAAAGTAAAAAATAATTCTGAGGAAAACGATATTCTTTTTCAAGAAGGTGAAATTGATTGTCATCTTGAAAATCCTCTTCCCCACTGGGAATTATCAAATAAATTTCGTTTATTTGATTCAAATTTGGGAACAAAAATATGTGGTTCTGGCTTTTCAGTTTATATGGGGAAAGGAGCAAAATTACAAAGGAGTTTAATTCAATATTTTATAGATCAAAATATACAGGCTTCGTATAAAGAATATAGTTTACCTTATCTTGTAAATGAAAAATCTGTATACGCTACAGGACAAATTCCAGATAAAGAAAATCAAATGTATTTTATAGAAAAAGATAACCTTTATCTGATTCCTACCGGAGAAGTTCCTATAATGAATAGCTACAGAGATAAAATTTTTTCATATGCAGATCTTCCTGTTAAAGCTACTACTTATACTTCTTGTTTTAGAAGAGAAGCAGGATCTTATGGATCCAAAGTAAGAGGATTGAATAGGTTGCATCAATTTGAAAAAGTGGAAATTATTCAAATCACTACACAAGATAGTTCTTTTTCTTCTTTAGAAGAAATGATTTTGCATGTTAAAACTCTTTTAAAATCTTTAGATTTGCCCTTTCGTCTTATTCGTTTGAATGGACCAGATCTTGGTTTCTCTTCTTCTATAACTTACGATTTTGAAGTTTATTCTATAGCGCAAAAAAAATGGTTAGAAGTCAGTTCTATATCTAATTGCAGTGATTTTCAATCTAATAGACTGAATTTGAGATACAAAACTATGACAGGTCATGTTAAATTTTGTCATACTCTTAATGGGAGTGCTTTAGCTTTACCACGGATTATGGCCACTTTGTTAGAGAATCATCAAACTGAAAATCAAATTAATATTCCTAAAATATTAGTTCCTTATACTGAATTTGATCATATCAAGTAA
- a CDS encoding TPM domain-containing protein has product MRKIIQLIILIFFYTNLAKGQFNIPESPKKIYPVQDYAGILSKKQIKKLNQKLVSYSKITSTEIFIPIIRDLHGEDPNFLAAQWGEKWKIGSLKNNGIVILLSINDRKISIQNGYGIEPYVTDFLTTKIIEKAKPILKNHLYYQAIDSCIQEIFRILQNQYYHKKQKKKVFSMCNFFICMSAFFVMLFLLSGKKIIDSSLLNTLLITDFLFKNKNVHNHENEDNFDGFGGGGNFGGGGSSGNW; this is encoded by the coding sequence ATGAGAAAAATTATTCAATTAATTATTTTAATTTTTTTTTACACAAATCTAGCAAAAGGACAATTTAATATACCTGAATCGCCAAAAAAAATATATCCTGTTCAGGATTATGCAGGAATCTTATCCAAAAAACAGATAAAAAAATTAAATCAAAAACTTGTTTCATACTCTAAAATTACATCAACAGAAATTTTCATTCCTATCATTCGGGATCTTCATGGAGAAGATCCAAATTTTTTAGCTGCTCAATGGGGAGAAAAATGGAAAATTGGAAGCTTGAAAAATAATGGAATAGTCATATTATTATCTATCAATGATAGAAAAATATCTATTCAAAATGGATATGGAATAGAACCCTATGTGACCGACTTTTTAACTACGAAAATTATAGAAAAAGCAAAACCTATATTGAAAAATCATCTCTATTATCAAGCTATAGATTCCTGTATTCAGGAAATATTTCGAATTCTTCAGAATCAATATTATCATAAAAAACAAAAAAAGAAAGTTTTTTCTATGTGTAATTTTTTTATTTGTATGAGTGCTTTTTTTGTTATGCTTTTTTTATTATCTGGAAAAAAAATAATAGATTCCTCATTATTAAATACTTTACTTATAACAGATTTCCTATTCAAAAATAAAAATGTTCATAATCATGAAAATGAAGATAATTTTGATGGATTTGGAGGAGGAGGAAATTTCGGAGGGGGAGGAAGTAGTGGAAATTGGTAA
- a CDS encoding valine--tRNA ligase, giving the protein MDISIKYDPKSVEKKRYNYWMKGNYFSSYPDDRIPYTIVMPPPNITGVLHIGHMLNNTIQDVLIRYARMKGYNACWIPGTDHASIATEAKVVDELKKQGLSKSFLGREKFLDYVLEWSKKHKSIIFDQLKKLGCSCDWNRTQFTMNQKLSRSVSKIFIDLYEHGYIYRDYHVVNWDPKAKTTLSDEEVIYEERIGQLYYLKYQIKGEKNYVTVATTRPETIFGDTAICFHPYDSRYFHLKGKHAKVPIINKYIPIIQDSYVDKDFGTGCLKLTPAHDIHDKNIADKHKLDIVNIFNEDATLNEKGLHYKGMNRFEARKKIIEELKQLGSLVKIEKYNQKIGFSERTLSVVEQKLSLQWFLKMREISVPAVEAVKNGDIQFYPKKINKIYFQWMNQIRDWNISRQLWWGHRLPVYYYGKKPNDFVVAESLEKALKKARKKSENSHLSYNEIWQDSDVLDTWFSSWLFPLSVFDGIYHPHNHEICYYYPTEDIVTGSDILFFWVARMIIAGFFFQKKKPFKRVFFTGIVRDSKNKKISKSLNNSPNPIDLINQYGADAVRMGLMLKTSAGKDFHFEEKICLQGRNFSNKVWNAFRLIKSWKIQKNQHVPDSSLIAIKWLKNRFYYVLEIFEKHFQEYKFDESLMVLYKFIWDDFCSYFLEIIKPIHENRCISKIEYLNTVKFFENILKLLHPYMPFLSEEIWNLLEKRKPEEALIVSSWPKKKPYDYEMLVSFKKVTQIISEIRNIRNKSHIPYQKSLVLLTMRKKEEKEYNSIILKLANLSEIVSVLEEPKNESLFSFFLDTDQFFLSLADRSYHSSHMDLIKIEKKIQYLHNLLSLIQKNLSNDKYVISIPKNLLLKERKKESDTLKKIYQLEKYLKFLKK; this is encoded by the coding sequence ATGGATATTTCAATCAAATACGATCCAAAATCTGTGGAGAAAAAAAGATATAATTATTGGATGAAAGGAAATTACTTTTCATCATACCCAGATGATAGAATCCCTTATACTATAGTTATGCCACCTCCAAATATTACTGGAGTACTTCACATAGGACATATGCTGAATAATACAATTCAGGATGTTTTGATTAGATATGCCAGAATGAAAGGATATAATGCTTGTTGGATTCCTGGGACAGATCACGCATCTATTGCAACAGAAGCAAAAGTAGTTGATGAATTAAAAAAACAAGGATTATCTAAATCTTTTTTAGGAAGAGAAAAATTTTTGGACTATGTTCTTGAATGGTCAAAAAAACATAAAAGTATTATTTTTGATCAACTTAAAAAATTGGGATGTTCATGTGATTGGAATCGGACTCAATTTACGATGAACCAAAAATTATCTAGATCTGTTTCAAAAATTTTTATAGATTTGTATGAACATGGATATATTTATAGAGATTATCATGTTGTGAATTGGGATCCAAAAGCTAAAACGACTCTTTCTGATGAAGAAGTTATTTATGAAGAACGTATTGGTCAACTTTATTATTTGAAATATCAAATAAAAGGAGAAAAAAATTATGTAACTGTAGCAACAACTCGTCCTGAAACCATATTTGGGGATACTGCTATTTGTTTTCATCCATATGATTCACGTTATTTTCATTTGAAAGGAAAACATGCAAAAGTTCCAATAATTAATAAATATATTCCTATTATACAGGATTCGTATGTAGACAAAGATTTCGGAACAGGATGTTTAAAACTCACTCCAGCTCATGACATACATGACAAAAATATAGCAGATAAACATAAATTAGACATAGTTAATATTTTTAATGAAGATGCGACCTTAAATGAAAAAGGTCTTCATTACAAGGGGATGAATCGTTTTGAGGCAAGAAAAAAAATTATTGAAGAATTAAAACAATTGGGTTCTTTAGTAAAAATAGAAAAGTATAATCAGAAAATAGGTTTTTCTGAACGAACTTTATCAGTAGTAGAACAAAAATTGTCTCTTCAATGGTTTTTAAAAATGAGAGAAATATCTGTTCCTGCTGTAGAAGCTGTAAAAAATGGAGATATTCAATTTTATCCAAAAAAAATTAATAAAATTTATTTCCAATGGATGAATCAAATTCGTGACTGGAATATATCTAGACAATTATGGTGGGGGCATCGTCTTCCTGTTTATTATTATGGAAAAAAACCTAATGATTTTGTGGTTGCAGAAAGTTTAGAAAAAGCATTAAAAAAAGCGAGAAAAAAAAGCGAAAATTCACACTTAAGTTATAATGAAATATGGCAAGATTCAGATGTTTTAGATACTTGGTTTTCCTCTTGGTTATTTCCATTGTCTGTTTTTGATGGAATTTATCATCCTCATAATCACGAAATTTGTTATTATTATCCGACTGAAGATATAGTAACAGGATCGGATATATTATTTTTTTGGGTTGCACGTATGATTATAGCAGGTTTCTTTTTTCAAAAGAAAAAACCCTTTAAAAGGGTTTTTTTTACCGGAATTGTTAGAGATTCTAAAAATAAAAAAATATCAAAATCATTAAATAATTCTCCAAATCCTATAGATTTAATTAACCAATATGGAGCAGATGCTGTACGTATGGGTCTCATGTTGAAAACTAGTGCAGGAAAAGATTTTCATTTTGAGGAAAAAATATGTTTGCAAGGAAGGAATTTTTCAAACAAAGTGTGGAATGCTTTTCGTTTAATTAAAAGTTGGAAAATACAAAAAAATCAACATGTGCCTGATTCTTCTCTAATTGCTATTAAATGGTTAAAAAATCGTTTTTATTATGTTTTGGAAATTTTTGAAAAACATTTCCAAGAATATAAATTTGATGAATCATTAATGGTTTTATATAAATTTATTTGGGATGATTTCTGTTCTTATTTTCTTGAAATTATTAAACCTATTCATGAAAATAGATGTATTTCAAAAATAGAATATTTAAATACCGTTAAATTTTTTGAAAACATATTGAAATTATTACATCCATATATGCCTTTTCTCTCAGAAGAGATTTGGAATCTACTTGAAAAAAGAAAACCGGAAGAAGCTTTAATTGTTTCTTCTTGGCCTAAAAAAAAACCCTATGATTATGAAATGTTAGTTTCTTTCAAAAAAGTTACTCAAATAATATCTGAAATACGCAATATTAGAAATAAAAGTCATATTCCTTATCAAAAAAGTCTTGTATTGTTGACTATGAGAAAAAAAGAAGAGAAAGAATATAATTCTATCATATTAAAGTTGGCTAATTTATCAGAAATTGTTTCTGTATTAGAAGAACCCAAAAATGAATCGCTATTTTCTTTTTTTTTAGATACAGATCAGTTTTTCTTATCCTTGGCAGATCGTAGCTATCATTCTAGTCATATGGATCTTATTAAGATTGAAAAAAAAATTCAATATCTTCATAATTTATTATCTTTAATTCAAAAAAATTTATCGAATGATAAATATGTTATTTCGATTCCAAAAAACTTACTTTTAAAGGAAAGAAAAAAAGAAAGTGATACATTGAAAAAAATATACCAACTCGAAAAGTATTTAAAATTTTTAAAAAAATAA